The window AAATATGTGTAAAAAACAagcactcgaactcgggagctttgcatttcgcgggcaagtgctctaccaactgagctacccaagcacgactgacgccccttcctcacagctttaattcttccactacctcgtctcctaccttccaaactccagaagctctcctgggaaccttgcagaactatcactcctggaacaaaggatactgtggagacatggcttagccacagcctggggggatgtttccagaatgagattttcactctgcaggagagtgtgcgctgatatgaaacttcctggctgattaaaattgtgtgccaggccaagactcaaactcgggacctttgtctttcgcgagcaagGAAACCTCATGTTAGGTCCTCTTAGTGCACTAACGCAGATAGTCGCCgtataattaataaattaaaagaaagacgAAATGGTTTGCAGGACAGTTGAGGGTACAGGATGGGCTCCCCACAAACTTATGCGACTTACTGCACTACAGTGGAATAATGTGTGTCACTGGCATACATTGAACAGACAAAAAACTTCATATACCTACCTAATGTCGAGTAGGGACGAGcattcagaagtgccgcaacacgatgtggtatggactagactaaagtctgaagtagtgttggaggcaattgacaccatgaagcctgcagggccgaccataaatccgtaagaagaaGAGGGCGagaagatctcctctgaacagtacgttgcaaggcatcccggatatgctccataatgttcatgcctggggagtttggtggccagtggaagtgtttaatgttagaagagtgttcctcaaatcactctgtagcaattctggacgtgtgggctatcCGCACTGCCCTGTTGTGTCACTTtcaggagtcgtatctagacgtaactgcaatcgccccacaccattacagagtctccacctacCAGAACACTCCCTAGCTGACAGGCagtgtccaaggattcatgaggttgtctcaacacccgtacacgtccatctgctccatacagtttaaaacgggactcgtccgatcaggcaacatgttttcagtcataaacagtccaatgttcgtgttAAGAGCCCAGGCAAGGCGTGTCGtgaagttatcaagggtacacgagtgacccttcggctccgatagcccatatcgatgatgtttcgttgagtggttcgcacgctgacaattgttgatgggccagcactgaatTCTGCTGGAATTTGCGGAAGAGTTCCACTTTGttacgttgaacgaatctcttcagtcgtcgttggtcccgttcttgcaggatattttccagccgcagcgatgttcgtggtttgatgttttaccggagtcctgatgTTCATggcacattcgtgaaatgatcgtacgggaaaaaatCAGAAAGGTGAGTTTCAGATTCACAATGTTTCTTCACTGCGGTATTAAGACGATTTAAATCCTTGCTTATTCCAAATACTTTTACTTGTATCAAGTAAGAGACAGGTCCAACAATAAAATCTGTTCGTCAGTCACAGCCGCAAAGGCAGTCTGACAACTCGTACAATTTCTTACGAAAATATCTCTCAAATCCCTTTCCCGTAGGACCACATTTTGCGTTTACACGTACTGATACTGTTAAGTTAGGATACGGTCTGCCATTGTCAATTATTTGTTTCTGGTCTGTGTAACAGTTTTTGCGCAGTGTTTTCATTACCCATTTCAAAACTATCGCAGTCGTCACGTACGCAAGAAACACAAGACGTAAGCAATACAGCAGCAGTCAGCCAGCCATCAACGAGTCGCATCGTTGGCAAAAGAAACAACGTCCTGGCTGCGGTCTGGTCGACCAGTGGACGGACATGACGCATGCACAGTGACACTTGCACAGCGAATTCAGCGGCGAAGCCGTGCCAACACATTGGCTCAGGTTTAGCGCGTTGCATACTACCAGGGGCTATCCTCGTAGTAGACAGTTAAGATGAAGCATTATCAAGTTTAATCACTGACATAATGTACTTTATACGGATTAAGAATAATATCATAATTTCCTAATTTTGTTCGGGCGTTAGCGCATTACCCACACACCCGGAGGGGGCGCCACTGGATCCCTGTTACAATAGAGGACAAGTTTCCCTCGTTTCAACCAGTTATACACTGTCGGAGACTTAACCAGGGAATTCTGGAAAGATTGTTTTAGGAAAACCGCAGACAACTTCTCTCATTATTACGTACCAGAATTACGCCACTATCAGCAGCGTATCAGTAGCGTATCAGTAACGCATTCGTGCAGTGTCAGGTACGTGTAAACCACAGCAGAGAAATAAGAACAAGAATTTGCCTATAAGTACGAGAAAACTTCACTCTAAATCTGAAACTTGCAAGAAAAAACTTCATATTTAGCAGCCAGATATTGATCAAGGACAACTCAGAACAGATCActtctatgtggccgagcggttctagccgctacaatctagaaccgagcaaccgctgcggtagcagattcgaatcctgcctcgggcatggatgtgtgtgacgtccttaggttagttatgtttaagtagatctaagttctaggggactgacgacctcataagttaagtcccatagtgcttagaggcattttttGAAGATCACTTCTATCAACGATGACAGGCTGTATTAGTAAGGAGTGGGTATTTCGtttgacatccacagtgtacacgttatgtaaataaaagaagcaataaaagaaaaacCCACTGAAGACTCCGCAACTGTGGCAAAACATGTTTAGGGAACAAAACAAGTTCGTGACCTTGCAAAAAAGTGGACCCCTTTAATTCACTGAAATACGTGGAATTGTGCACTGTTCAAGTTATGAGCGTAAATCAGTAAATGAGACAGGATATTCCATATTCTTAGGTGCTTATACTGATGAGAACCTGAACTGGAAGCCACGACTTATAAATCTTCTTAACCCACTAAGCTTTGAAACTTCCACATTACTGCTAAGAAGGTATGTTCCCACTTACGTCATTACAGTTTGGGCCAACTATTCACTGAGAACGAACCGTTTGTTCCACCAAAATCAAGTAATAGGTATTAAAATGTAGATTCACCGTAGATCCCCTTGTAAAAAAGCTCATTCAATATATTTCAGTACATGAAGTCGTGATCGCATTTaagttgattattattatttttggatGATCGGTTTCTGTCTTTTAAGAGATCATCTTCAGATATTACAATCATTGATGACTGTAGGAACCGTTGACGTGGAGCAGGTCCATTTGTGGGCCTACAGTCATCAGGGAATGTAAGATCTGGAAATGATTAATTAGAAGGTCCAAATCGATCGCCTAAAAATAGTAATTAACAACTTAAATGTCATCACTATTGTGTGTATCGAAATAAATTACAACATTAGTGGAGTGTTGTTTTTCATGGacaatttttccaaaaattttcaagCTCTTTTCACAGTTGCTCACAACAACTAACATCATTTCTGATTCTTgagtttgataatcaaaatatctacgggtgtactgctggtctacagtgtccaacgggcacaatatttcggcgatcatacatgtcgccatcatcaggtgaactgacggactcagctcaggagctcagtccgtcagttcacctgatgatggcgactttTATGAAGTTTGTCAAGGAGACCCAATTGCAATCAGAAAAAAGTTGCATATCGAAAAATATATTAGAAGTAAAATGACTAGCACTGTCTAACAAGCAGCCTTCTGGTTGTAAAGAAAGAAGTGAGATTTTCAGCCACCAAGGTATTTGACACCTATTGATGGAAAGTGTCTGATAGGTAATAAAAACGAAAAATAAACCGGGACTTGACTCATGCCACATGGTCAACTATTTCTATTCTATAGAAAcagccctatatatatatatatatatatatatatatatatatatatatatatatatatatatatatatgtgtgtgtgtgtgtgtgtgtgtatgggtgtgatTTAGTGCCAATCACTGTATGTAAATAAAGTTTTCTTCAGTCACGTAAATGGTCAGCATACTGCCATAATTTGTACAATGTAAAACTACTGATTACTTAGAGAACATAAAGAAAAAACGCAGTTATGATCGGTAGGCCATGCAAATGGCCTGTCCAAGAAGTCGATTGCAGTTATGACAGCATTTTTGTGAGACAAGGCGAGAAAAACGCAAAAAAAAGTTCTGTTTATAAAGCGGTCACCTTGTTGTCTTTTGGCAGTAAACACATGTATGCACTCCCAGTTTTCCTGTATTTGTGACTTTAGAAGAGAAAAaaggataaaaaagaaaaagacacgCATTTCAGCTGAGAAACTGAATTTATTTACGTCCTGCAAGCTTGATATTATCTACATTGCAGATAAATAAAACAGGTGGTCATGGTTGTCTTCTCAGAAGTAGTGCGTCTTGACAACAGCAGGAGCTGCGGCATAGGCTACAGGGGCGTGgtaggcgggggcggcgtaggctacagcgggggcggcgtaggccacaGCGGGGGCGGCGACAGCGGCCTTGACGACAGCAGGGGCGGCGTAGGCCACTGGGGCGGCGGCCACAGCGGGGGCGGTGTAAGCGACAGCAGGTGCACCCAGGaagccgggggcggcggcggcgacggccagCACGGCGGCGAGGACAACCTGTGGGCACAGCAGGGAGTAGTGAGGTGATAAGACATTCTGACTTTACTTGCCCTCTAACTTAAATATCAAGTTTACCTGGGTCTTCTATTAGGGTCATTTGGCTGCTATTTGGTTAAATCACAAAGAAGAGATTATTGTGAAAGGCTTAcactgaaaaagaggaatatgtattggtggaaagagtataGAATGCactagatttgctgatgacatggtattagtggcagaaagtgaacgAACTGCGAACAAATTGATAATagctctgaatgaagcttgtgtggaataagaTTCAATAAAGCAAAAAGAAAGAGTATGGTGATCGCCTTAGTAAGATCTTGGTACGATAACTGAAAACGTGACATGCCATGAAGAGGTGAAAACGTGCACTGCAGTAGTGAAGGAGACATTCAATAGGAAGAGGAGGTACTATAGCAAACTAGGTCTAAGGTCTAAGGTAAAGGCTTGGCAAGTCTTTAATTGGAGTGTGGCATTCTATAGGGCAGAAGCATGGACACAGAGATGAGAGTATGAAGGAGAGctagaagcatttaagatgtgggtgtggaggagaatggaaatgATAAGCTGGAGGGAAAGTGTGAGTAACGAAAAAGTGCTGGAAAGGGTTAGTGAGAGAAGACTACTGCATGTTATAAAAGGTAGGTAGAAAAGCTGGAAGGGACATTCGTTGAGACGGAAATACTTGCTAACAGACGCTTTGAAAGTTCCACTTTGTGGGTGAAgaaacaagatgatagacgacatcaaGGGAAGCGGAATTTATGCAAGAGGTTTGCAGAGGACAGGAGAGCATGGAGAGTTACCATGTGGAAACCTGCCTGtggtcagaacactgatgatgataatgatgaaagaaATATAATCACAGAAATATACACGCTATCCATCACTTATCACATGGCCATTGGTACCAGCCCTCATTGTACATACCTACCTGCCTTAAATTTCTCTTCATTGTTGTACTTGTCATGAACAGACATAAACTATGCTTTTCCTGCGCTATTTTGTAAATCAATTTATAAATCAGTCATTCCATACTTGATGAAACTTACACTTTCGCTGTAATGAATGTAATGTAGACCGCCTAGTTAGATATAAGAGATGGATTCAAGGCCCTAGTCTTccaagattaaataaataaaatgaagtgaGGATCCTGTGTTAGTACGATATTATTATGTTTGGGGAATAAATACAAAGACGTCGAGTGTCCAGAAACATTCATCCGCAATTATGTTGATCTTTTGTGGGCtaaactattcattattaaaatagtgtgttattaaatatttgtcttcttGTGTATTTAACATAGCGTTCTTCAGCAACGATTACGTCGGGTAATACATTCGATGAAAATGTTTATACTAATAACTGCTCActtatgcaagcctacatctacacgactattcTCCAATTCGGACTCAACTATTTAGGAGCGGGTTAATAGaaacactttcagactatttttctaccgttccactctcagatAATACGCACAATTAAATCTTACCGAGcgatttctgatttctcttattctattccaCAGCCATTGTACTGCACGTAAGTGGGAGTCAACAGTTCTTTGCCATTGGGACGAGAAacctggtggttgaaatttcgtggaaagatctcgccATATTAAAAACTGCTCTTTTAATTGATTGCCACACCATATCACTTTTCGTATCCCTGACACTATCTCCCCCGTTACGCGATAATGCTGAACGAGCAGTCCTTCTTTGAGCCTTTTCGATGTTTTCCATCTATCCTATCAGGTAAAGGTTCCCTTATTGCTCAGCAGAATTTCAGAAGAGGACGGGCAATCGTAGTGTAGGCCACGTCTTTAGATTTATCGCATATTGTAGATGTTCTGCTAATAAACCGGTTTCTTTTGTACAAAGTCAGAATTTACTGCTGTTAAGAGGAGAAGATTCAAGAAAAACTGATTATCACCATCCTCACGAACATTGTTAACGATTAAAATGTTCCTGGCTGATTTATTTCTCACAGATACAATCGGTATTCCCACCACATCAATTTTTGTCGTTTGTTCCTTGTAGTTCAGCTGTTTTTAAGGGATTCTCAGTCAGGTTAAAtaacttcagatattttctgttgcaGTCATTACTGTAAAATATATGCCATTGTTGTTCTGAGGATGTTCATGTCTATAGTCTCCATTCATGAAGTTTTTCGTTTTGTTAGATTCTAGTATTCACAATGACAAACCGTCGACTGATCAGAAAAGATTTCTCAGAATCCAACAATTTTCATCTGCTCTTAACAGTGGCACTACGGTACTGATAAATCTGGAGTATTCCACAGAAATTACGATCAAAGGAGCGTGCAACTGATAAACCGAGACAAGACTTTGCCAATCTATTCCACTGCGTAGATGTTGGTACGTTACTTAGACCGAACTACCTAACTTCCTTTGAATGCCGCAAGTTTAGTATTTACCTTGAAGATATTCTGCTGCTATTTTCTGCAACCAGAACTTAATTTTGGAATAACTTGTATTCTGATATGTCATTTCTAAGCAAATTTCACTGTTACTCGTATTGATAATACGCTTGGGACTTTCTGCTACAAGATCTATATAATGTACGATTCCCGGTAAACGAAAGCGTGCAACAGATGCCATTTAAAGAACAGAACTGTATGTCTATTTGCTAAAGGAAATGGATCGTCTTACCTTATGGACtgctgtagtttttttttatttttgtaatttcaatcATCAAAATTAACAGCCTTTTGATAATGCGTTGAAATATGCACAGTAGCAAATGTTTGCATATTTGTTTATATTCCCTGCACGGTGAAACGGAGGCAAGTATGAAAAACAACAGTCACAGCTTACCGACACAAAGTGGTTATGGCGATCGTGCATAACGCTAAAGTAATTCGGGATTAGTTTGGCTAAATGGAGCTGCGATGCGA is drawn from Schistocerca gregaria isolate iqSchGreg1 chromosome 3, iqSchGreg1.2, whole genome shotgun sequence and contains these coding sequences:
- the LOC126354547 gene encoding cuticle protein 16.5-like isoform X1, with the protein product MYKLVVLAAVLAVAAAAPGFLGAPAVAYTAPAVAAAPVAYAAPAVVKAAVAAPAVAYAAPAVAYAAPAYHAPVAYAAAPAVVKTHYF